A genome region from Patagioenas fasciata isolate bPatFas1 chromosome 31, bPatFas1.hap1, whole genome shotgun sequence includes the following:
- the USF2 gene encoding upstream stimulatory factor 2 isoform X2, with translation MDMLDPGLDSASGSAAPSHEKNQEPEESVDLQEGEGPSGEDVPVAIASVPVPVPGTFADSGLQYQFRSESNGSQVTEAPLDGPEGAAVSVVSTFAGTTQAVIQNPFSNGGSPGAEGGTETRFAWGGDGTVSVQTDPALAQAGGQFYVMMTPQDVLQPGTQRSIAPRGHPYSPKLEGPRVPRDERRRAQHNEVERRRRDKINNWIVQLSKIIPDCGADNSKTGASKGGILSKACDYVRELRQSNQRLQETFKEAERLQMDNELLRRQMEELKSENALLRQQLQSRGDGTENNPGQGQ, from the exons atggACATGTTGGACCCCGGCTTGGATTCGGCCTCCGGCTCCGCAGCCCCAAG CCATGAGAAAAACCAAGAACCTGAGGAGAGCGTTGATCTGCAGGagg GGGAGGGCCCCTCCGGGGAGGACGTTCCCGTGGCCATCGccagcgtccccgtccccgtccccggcACCTTCGCCGACTCGGGGCTGCAGTATCAGTTCCGCAGTGAGAGCAACGGCAGCCAG GTGACGGAGGCGCCGCTCGATGGGCCCGAAGGAGCCGCCGTCAGCGTCGTGTCCACCTTCGCGGGGACCACCCAG GCCGTGATCCAGAACCCGTTCAGTAACgggggcagccccggggccgAGGGTGGAACCGAGACCCGATTCGCATGGGGGGGCGATGGGACCGTGTCGGTGCAGACGGATCCGGCGCTGGCGCAGGCGGGAG GTCAGTTCTATGTGATGATGACACCTCAGGACGTTTTGCAGCCGGGGACCCAACGCAGCATCGCACCCCGGGGACACCCGTACTCCCC GAAGCTGGAGGGGCCGCGGGTCCCACGGGACGAGCGACGACGAGCGCAGCACAACGAGG tcgAGCGGCGCCGCCGGGACAAGATCAACAACTGGATCGTCCAACTGTCCAAGATCATCCCCGACTGCGGCGCCGACAACAGCAAAACGGGGGCG AGCAAAGGGGGGATCCTGTCCAAGGCGTGCGACTACGTGCGGGAGCTGCGGCAGAGCAACCAGCGCCTGCAGGAGACGTTCAAGGAGGCCGAGCGGCTGCAGATGGACAACGAGCTGCTGCGCAGACAG ATGGAAGAGCTGAAGAGCGAGAACGCGCTGCTGAGacaacaactgcagagccggggggatgggacagagaacaacccgggacagggacagtga
- the USF2 gene encoding upstream stimulatory factor 2 isoform X1 codes for MDMLDPGLDSASGSAAPSHEKNQEPEESVDLQEGEGPSGEDVPVAIASVPVPVPGTFADSGLQYQFRSESNGSQVTYRVVQVTEAPLDGPEGAAVSVVSTFAGTTQAVIQNPFSNGGSPGAEGGTETRFAWGGDGTVSVQTDPALAQAGGQFYVMMTPQDVLQPGTQRSIAPRGHPYSPKLEGPRVPRDERRRAQHNEVERRRRDKINNWIVQLSKIIPDCGADNSKTGASKGGILSKACDYVRELRQSNQRLQETFKEAERLQMDNELLRRQMEELKSENALLRQQLQSRGDGTENNPGQGQ; via the exons atggACATGTTGGACCCCGGCTTGGATTCGGCCTCCGGCTCCGCAGCCCCAAG CCATGAGAAAAACCAAGAACCTGAGGAGAGCGTTGATCTGCAGGagg GGGAGGGCCCCTCCGGGGAGGACGTTCCCGTGGCCATCGccagcgtccccgtccccgtccccggcACCTTCGCCGACTCGGGGCTGCAGTATCAGTTCCGCAGTGAGAGCAACGGCAGCCAG GTCACCTACCGGGTGGTGCAGGTGACGGAGGCGCCGCTCGATGGGCCCGAAGGAGCCGCCGTCAGCGTCGTGTCCACCTTCGCGGGGACCACCCAG GCCGTGATCCAGAACCCGTTCAGTAACgggggcagccccggggccgAGGGTGGAACCGAGACCCGATTCGCATGGGGGGGCGATGGGACCGTGTCGGTGCAGACGGATCCGGCGCTGGCGCAGGCGGGAG GTCAGTTCTATGTGATGATGACACCTCAGGACGTTTTGCAGCCGGGGACCCAACGCAGCATCGCACCCCGGGGACACCCGTACTCCCC GAAGCTGGAGGGGCCGCGGGTCCCACGGGACGAGCGACGACGAGCGCAGCACAACGAGG tcgAGCGGCGCCGCCGGGACAAGATCAACAACTGGATCGTCCAACTGTCCAAGATCATCCCCGACTGCGGCGCCGACAACAGCAAAACGGGGGCG AGCAAAGGGGGGATCCTGTCCAAGGCGTGCGACTACGTGCGGGAGCTGCGGCAGAGCAACCAGCGCCTGCAGGAGACGTTCAAGGAGGCCGAGCGGCTGCAGATGGACAACGAGCTGCTGCGCAGACAG ATGGAAGAGCTGAAGAGCGAGAACGCGCTGCTGAGacaacaactgcagagccggggggatgggacagagaacaacccgggacagggacagtga
- the MAG gene encoding LOW QUALITY PROTEIN: myelin-associated glycoprotein (The sequence of the model RefSeq protein was modified relative to this genomic sequence to represent the inferred CDS: inserted 1 base in 1 codon) yields MAPLVTALPSLVLLVTLPTGSLGASWAAWLPPSISGLSGSCVSIRCRFSFPEELRPPSIHGLWFFGSPYPKNYPPVVARSRGGRVHESFSGRARLLGDPALGDCSLELRPLGPELAGKYYFRGDLGGYNQFSFSEHTELEVWERPSLSVPPELVAGTEAELQCRVPDNCPEWRPRLSWEGAEELLEGSARQRRRDEDGAASVWSVLRFRPRRRHGGALVTCRVTADNATLGWAANATLDVQYEPQVLSVWGPGEVLEGSAVELGCEAEGRPPPLLSWFRGPAVLQEEPATAALRLLLPRVQPDDAGTYSCVAENRHGRHNRSVELHVAYAPRPPTLNGTLWVVAGEPLTLTCGASAHPLPIVSLSRGRRLVAVAVYEPQVTLTLGAARPEDGGEYLCRAENQHGQSSQAFNVSVQFPPILLPESRCTPGGEGARCVCSASASPEPAVTFELPSRNVTVTEGHRDFTVTTPGRGAAGVVTVTGVLTLRGTLDPRLAVVCSAHNPHGSVRQQLRFHHPGGLVWAKVGPVGAVVAFAIVIALVCYLSQSRRKKAAGSPEVTPVPPPAGGGEPEHEGRPPLPRRWLGGAVGRWALGVGEGSGTPPEPAPXPPTKPTRGPPDDPPEYAEIRVK; encoded by the exons atggcCCCGCTGGTCACCGCTCTCCCCAGTTTGGTGCTGCTGGTGACGCTGCCCACAg GCTCACTCGGCGCCTCCTGGGCCGCCTGGCTCCCCCCGTCCATCTCGGGGCTGTCGGGCTCCTGCGTCTCCATCCGCTGCCGTTTCTCCTTCCCCGAGGAGCTTCGCCCCCCCAGCATCCACGGCCTCTGGTTCTTCGGGAGCCCGTACCCCAAGAACTACCCCCCGGTGGTGGCGCGCTCGCGGGGGGGCCGCGTCCACGAGTCGTTTTCGGGGCGCGCGCGCCTCTTGGGGGACCCGGCGCTGGGCGACTGCTCCCTGGAGCTGCGGCCGCTCGGCCCCGAGCTGGCCGGGAAATATTATTtccggggggatttggggggttacAACCAGTTCAGCTTCTCCGAGCACACCGAGCTGGAGGTGTGGG agcgCCCCTCCCTGTCGGTCCCCCCGGAGCTGGTGGCGGGTACGGAAGCGGAACTGCAGTGCCGTGTCCCCGATAACTGCCCCGAGTGGCGCCCGCGCCTCAGCTGGGAAGGGGCCGAGGAGCTGCTCGAAGGTTCCGCCCGGCAGCGGCGCCGCGACGAGGACGGAGCGGCCAGCGTGTGGTCCGTGCTGCGCttccggccgcgccgccgccacgGGGGGGCGCTCGTCACCTGCCGCGTCACGGCCGACAACGCCACCCTGGGCTGGGCCGCCAACGCCACCCTGGACGTGCAGT ACGAACCGCAGGTCCTATCCGTGTGGGGCCCGGGCGAGGTGCTGGAGGGCTCGGCGGTGGAGCTGGGCTGCGAGGCCGAGGGGCGGCCGCCCCCGCTGCTCTCGTGGTTCCGGGGGCCCGCGGTGCTGCAGGAGGAACCGGCGACCGCCGCGCTGCGCCTGTTGCTGCCGCGGGTACAACCGGACGACGCCGGCACCTACAGCTGCGTGGCCGAGAACCGGCACGGCCGCCACAACCGGAGCGTCGAGCTGCACGTGGCCT aTGCCCCGCGCCCCCCCACGCTGAACGGGACCCTGTGGGTCGTGGCCGGGGAGCCCTTGACCTTGACCTGCGGCGCCTCGGCCCACCCGCTGCCCATTGTGTCGCTGTCGCGGGGGCGCCGCCTGGTGGCCGTGGCCGTGTACGAGCCCCAGGTGACCTTGACCTTGGGGGCGGCGCGGCCCGAGGATGGGGGGGAGTATTTGTGCCGGGCCGAGAACCAGCACGGCCAGAGCAGCCAGGCCTTCAATGTCAGCGTGCAGT tcccccccatCCTCCTGCCCGAATCGCGCTGCAccccggggggggagggggcgcgaTGCGTCTGCTCGGCCTCGGCCTCCCCCGAACCCGCCGTCACCTTCGAGCTCCCGTCGCGCAACGTCACCGTCACCGAGGGCCACCGCGACTTCACCGTCACCacccccggccgcggcgccgccggCGTCGTCACCGTCACCGGCGTCCTGACCCTCCGCGGGACCCTCGACCCCCGATTGGCCGTCGTTTGCTCCGCCCACAACCCCCACGGGAGCGTCCGGCAGCAGCTGCGGTTCCACCACCCGG gGGGGCTGGTTTGGGCCAAGGTGGGGCCGGTTGGGGCCGTCGTCGCCTTCGCCATCGTCATCGCCCTCGTCTGCTACCTCAGCCAGAGCCGCCGCAA GAAGGCGGCGGGAAGCCCAGAGGTGACCCCGGTGCCACCCCCGGCCGGGGGGGGGGAACCTGAACATGAGGGGCGACCCCCATTGCCG cgccgctGGTTGGGCGGAGCCGTCGGGCGGTGGGcgctgggggtgggggaggggtcggGAACCCCCCCCGAAccagccc ccccccccaccaaaCCCACCCGGGGACCCCCGGACGACCCCCCCGAATACGCCGAGATCCGCGTCAAGTGA